The DNA region ATTGTCGTAAATGTTTTTGTTATTTTATCCTTACCATCTTTTTTGTTATCTGAAATAATTTCTGTTATTAGTGCTTTATGATCAGTTTTGGCAGGAAGTGCTATTGGTACTGACCTGATGATTAAACTATCTTTACCAAAAGCTTCGATAACATACCCGATATCATTAAGAATCTCTTTTACTTCCTCAAAAATAAGGTAATCTTGTTGATCCAAAAAAATATTTTCTGGAAAAAGCAGCTCTTGGCTTCCTTGTTTAATAGTTTGTGTTTTAAGTTTTTCAAATAAAACTCTTTCATGTGCAGCATGCTGATCAATGATTCTTAATTTATTTTCATAAAAGAAGACTAGATACATGTCTTTAAATTGAAAAATGGATTGAACACCCTCGTTTGACAGTATCTCCCTTGACTTAGTGGGAGTTTCTAGGATAGTTTTATAAACTTCTGTTATTTGTTGCTTGTTTTCGAAAAGTTCATTAGGTTTAAAAGTAACAGCATTTTGTTTATTATAGGAAGATTGCTGGACATATTGTTTAACCGCAGTGTTATTAGCCTCTTCTTCATTGATTGTTTGGGCAGTAGCTTGGAATGTTTTTTTGATAGCTTTATAGATAGAGTCAAAAATAAAGCTTTCTTTATATAATTTAACTTCGGTTTTAGAAGGGTGCACATTCACATCAATTTCAGAGGGGTCGGTTTCAACGTTCAAAAAAAGATAAGGATGCATATTATTAGGAAAAATAAACTTCGTTGATTGTGTTACGGCAGCATGAAAGGTGCTGTTATTAATCAGTCTTTTATTAACTACGAAAAGTTGTTTGTCTTTATTTGCCCTTGTTTCGCTTGGGTTGGAAATATATCCATTTATTTTAACTCCAAGGTCAGCATAATTTATTTGCAACATGTTCTGAAAAATCTTAAAGGAATGAATATCCGAAATAACTTCTTCCAGCTTGTTATTCCCTGTTGTTGAGAATATTTTTTTATTGTTATGAAGCAAGGTAAAGGCTATTTCTGGGTGCACCAAGGCTAATCCCTGCGTAATCTTTAAAATATGCCCAAATTCAGAGTTTTCGCTTTTAAGGTACTTTTGCCTTGCTGGTACATTGTAAAACAAGTCTTTCACAA from Candidatus Margulisiibacteriota bacterium includes:
- the mutL gene encoding DNA mismatch repair endonuclease MutL, which gives rise to MGNIRLLDENTINKIAAGEVVNRPASVVKELLENSIDAAASNIKIEIQDGGKSLIKITDNGSGMDAENAKMSLVRHATSKISTVEDLLFLDTMGFRGEAIPSIASVSRLTIQTNTTNQGKGIELITEAGKVISETTMHIPTGTVIIVKDLFYNVPARQKYLKSENSEFGHILKITQGLALVHPEIAFTLLHNNKKIFSTTGNNKLEEVISDIHSFKIFQNMLQINYADLGVKINGYISNPSETRANKDKQLFVVNKRLINNSTFHAAVTQSTKFIFPNNMHPYLFLNVETDPSEIDVNVHPSKTEVKLYKESFIFDSIYKAIKKTFQATAQTINEEEANNTAVKQYVQQSSYNKQNAVTFKPNELFENKQQITEVYKTILETPTKSREILSNEGVQSIFQFKDMYLVFFYENKLRIIDQHAAHERVLFEKLKTQTIKQGSQELLFPENIFLDQQDYLIFEEVKEILNDIGYVIEAFGKDSLIIRSVPIALPAKTDHKALITEIISDNKKDGKDKITKTFTTIACKAAIKAGDFLQEREKIALVNDWINCNNNVSCPHGRPIEKTFDEKEIDKWFHRG